AGTCAGTATATAGATTGTGATGTTGAAGAACCTAATGGGGCTATTTTTTTAAAACCCGTTTTTGAAGTTAGTTACCCAGTAAATGTACTTGTACCTGAGGTTGATATATCAAAATGTAATGAATGTGGTAATTGTGCGAGAGCCTGTCAGTTTAATGCAATTGCTGTAGTGAAAGGTAAAGTTTTGATATTCCCTCAAATTTGTCATCACTGTGGAGCGTGTGTTTTGACATGTCCTAATGATGCAATTAATGAAGTAGAAAGAACTATTGGAGTTATTGAAGGAAATGAAAAAGAGTCTTTTCTTCAAGGAAAGCTTAACGTAAGTGAGCCTATAAGTATTCCTATTTTGAGGGATTTGAAAAAGCGAATTCAAAAGGATAAGAATGTAATAATAGATTGTCCTCCTGGGGCATCGTGTACAGTTGTGCAGTCAATAGAGGATTGTGATTACTGTGTTCTTGTTACAGAGCCTACGCCTTTTGGACTTCATGACTTGAACATAGCAGTGCAGCTGGTTCGCAAAATGAAAATACCTTTTGGTATAGTCCTAAATAAAGCGTCTGATGATAGTAAGATTATACATGAATTTTGTGAGAAAGAGGGTATTGATTTGTTATTGGAAATACCTTTTTCACAAGATATAGCAGAAAAGTATTCAAGAGGGATTTTACCTGCTTCTGACAGTGAACTTTGGACAGATAAATTTAAAACACTCTATGAAAAGATAGAAAGGGGTGCTAAGAAATGAAACATATAGTTTTTATAAGTGGAAAAGGCGGAACAGGGAAAAGCACCCTTGTATCATCCTTAAGTATTATTGTACAAAATAAAATGATTGCCGATTGTGATGTTGATGCACCGAATATGCATATTTTATTAAAGGGAGAAGTTCAAGAAAAGATGGACTATTTTGGGGCTAAAGAAGCAGTGATTGACCCTGATTTGTGTATAAAATGTGGTATATGCAAAGATACCTGCAGATTTGATTCAATAAATGATGAATTTAAAATGATACCTATGAAATGCGAAGGATG
This window of the Acetivibrio cellulolyticus CD2 genome carries:
- a CDS encoding ATP-binding protein: MKIAVLSGKGGTGKTTVSGSLAVSVPNSQYIDCDVEEPNGAIFLKPVFEVSYPVNVLVPEVDISKCNECGNCARACQFNAIAVVKGKVLIFPQICHHCGACVLTCPNDAINEVERTIGVIEGNEKESFLQGKLNVSEPISIPILRDLKKRIQKDKNVIIDCPPGASCTVVQSIEDCDYCVLVTEPTPFGLHDLNIAVQLVRKMKIPFGIVLNKASDDSKIIHEFCEKEGIDLLLEIPFSQDIAEKYSRGILPASDSELWTDKFKTLYEKIERGAKK